From one uncultured Methanoregula sp. genomic stretch:
- a CDS encoding HEPN domain-containing protein, with amino-acid sequence MSGRRRSPDNPKEWLTRARSSLALASTKTPGVLYEDLCFQAQQAAEKALKAVFVNRKIPYPYTHDINALLSGLEQHSLTIPELLWGAVTLTSYASDTRYPGIATPVTKEEYTEAIRFAQGVLSWAEEQVE; translated from the coding sequence ATGAGCGGAAGAAGACGATCGCCAGATAACCCGAAAGAATGGCTTACCCGGGCCCGGAGTTCCCTTGCCCTTGCCTCAACAAAGACACCGGGGGTTCTCTACGAAGATCTCTGTTTCCAGGCCCAGCAGGCAGCAGAAAAAGCGCTTAAGGCCGTTTTTGTAAACCGGAAAATCCCCTATCCTTACACTCATGATATCAATGCCCTTCTCTCGGGACTCGAACAGCATAGCCTCACAATTCCTGAACTGCTATGGGGTGCAGTCACCCTTACCTCATATGCTTCAGATACGAGATACCCGGGAATCGCCACTCCGGTAACCAAAGAAGAATATACCGAAGCGATCAGGTTTGCGCAAGGTGTTCTCTCATGGGCAGAAGAACAGGTTGAATGA
- a CDS encoding nucleotidyltransferase domain-containing protein encodes MQKTPSLRQIEIKEIVNRIVEASHPEQVLLFGSTARGTPGSHSDLDFLIIKAGRYNARKLAGIIYQRMRGITRSIDLVIVTPQQVEDCKNSPFSVVYPAVREGRVMYERKKTIAR; translated from the coding sequence ATGCAAAAGACACCATCCCTCCGACAGATCGAAATCAAGGAAATCGTCAACCGGATTGTTGAGGCCTCCCATCCGGAACAGGTTCTCCTCTTCGGCTCCACTGCGAGAGGAACACCCGGATCGCACAGTGACCTCGACTTTCTCATAATAAAGGCCGGCAGATACAATGCACGCAAACTCGCGGGAATAATCTACCAGCGGATGCGGGGAATCACCCGGTCAATCGATCTCGTCATCGTCACACCGCAGCAGGTTGAGGATTGCAAAAATTCCCCATTCAGTGTCGTATATCCCGCGGTGCGGGAAGGCCGGGTCATGTATGAGCGGAAGAAGACGATCGCCAGATAA